A section of the Rhodobacter sp. genome encodes:
- a CDS encoding ATP-binding cassette domain-containing protein, with product MSDSRPDPLRALLAPVRTAVLQGSILSLASALVWPIQAALVAAALAALLAEGEPSPGLAPWPAALGLLALFVLRALLSHMAEARLFDAADRVVADRRAAIVTREARTLRGDGAGPGAIATLAGEKLETLGPYVQRYYPAMARSAVVPVVILALAFWHAWAVGTVLLLAGPLIPLFMALIGWAAHEASARHLAGLASMTDLLVDRLAALVDIRLLDAGARVTADYAASAEDLRARTMRVLRIAFLSSTVLELFAALGVAMVAVWVGFSLLGLIAWGGSIDARTGIFLLLLAPDYFQPLRDLSAAWHDRAAARALADELADWQARTPALILGTGALAAPLPGAPEIRLSGVTLGAVTIPDAVIAPGARVGVTGPSGAGKSTLLRALAGLERPDLGTIAVCGRPLDDASADAWRARLGWMPQAPLFPQAPLRTIIAGRGALDPDLLAMAALGPVLARLPQGLDTVPGETGAGLSGGEARRVMLARMLHARPAVVLADEPTADLDPETARQVSAALMRLAAGGTTLIVASHDPDLIARMDQRIALEARP from the coding sequence ATGAGCGACTCGCGTCCTGATCCCCTGCGGGCGTTGCTGGCCCCGGTCCGCACCGCCGTGCTGCAAGGCTCGATCCTGAGCCTGGCCTCGGCCCTGGTGTGGCCAATCCAGGCGGCGCTTGTCGCGGCCGCGCTGGCGGCGCTGCTGGCCGAAGGCGAGCCCTCGCCCGGGCTTGCGCCCTGGCCCGCGGCGCTGGGGCTGCTGGCGCTGTTCGTGCTGCGCGCGCTGCTCTCGCACATGGCCGAGGCGCGGCTCTTCGACGCCGCCGACCGCGTGGTGGCCGACCGCCGCGCGGCGATCGTGACGCGCGAGGCGCGCACCCTGCGCGGTGACGGCGCCGGCCCGGGGGCCATCGCCACGCTGGCGGGCGAAAAGCTGGAAACGCTGGGGCCCTATGTCCAACGGTATTACCCCGCCATGGCGCGCAGTGCCGTGGTGCCGGTGGTGATCCTGGCGCTGGCCTTCTGGCACGCCTGGGCGGTGGGCACGGTTCTGCTGCTGGCCGGCCCGCTGATTCCGCTGTTCATGGCGCTGATCGGCTGGGCCGCGCACGAGGCCAGCGCCCGCCATCTGGCCGGGCTGGCCTCGATGACCGACCTGCTGGTGGACCGGCTGGCGGCGCTGGTGGACATCCGCCTGCTCGACGCCGGCGCGCGCGTCACCGCCGATTATGCCGCCAGCGCCGAGGACCTGCGCGCGCGCACCATGCGGGTGCTGCGGATCGCCTTTCTGTCCTCGACCGTGCTGGAGCTGTTCGCCGCGCTGGGGGTGGCGATGGTCGCGGTCTGGGTCGGGTTCTCGCTGCTGGGGCTGATCGCCTGGGGCGGCAGCATCGATGCCCGAACGGGGATCTTCCTGCTGCTGTTGGCGCCCGACTATTTCCAGCCGCTGCGCGATTTGTCCGCGGCATGGCACGATCGCGCCGCCGCCCGCGCGCTGGCCGACGAACTGGCCGACTGGCAGGCCCGGACCCCGGCGCTGATCCTGGGAACCGGCGCCCTTGCCGCCCCCCTGCCGGGCGCGCCCGAGATCCGGCTTTCGGGCGTCACGCTGGGCGCCGTCACCATCCCCGACGCCGTGATCGCACCGGGGGCGCGGGTCGGGGTGACCGGCCCTTCGGGGGCGGGAAAATCGACGCTGCTGAGGGCGCTGGCGGGGCTGGAGCGTCCGGACCTCGGCACCATCGCGGTGTGCGGCCGGCCGCTGGACGACGCCTCGGCCGACGCCTGGCGCGCGCGGTTGGGCTGGATGCCACAGGCGCCGCTGTTCCCCCAGGCGCCCCTGCGCACGATCATCGCGGGCAGGGGCGCGCTCGACCCCGACCTGCTGGCGATGGCGGCGCTGGGGCCGGTGCTGGCCCGTCTGCCGCAGGGGCTGGACACGGTCCCCGGCGAAACCGGCGCGGGCCTGTCGGGCGGCGAGGCCCGCCGCGTCATGCTGGCGCGGATGTTGCACGCGCGGCCCGCCGTGGTTCTGGCGGACGAGCCGACCGCCGACCTGGACCCTGAGACCGCGCGACAGGTCAGCGCCGCGCTGATGCGGCTGGCCGCCGGGGGCACGACGCTGATCGTGGCCAGCCATGACCCCGACCTGATCGCGCGGATGGACCAAAGGATTGCGCTGGAGGCCCGGCCATGA
- a CDS encoding cytochrome ubiquinol oxidase subunit I: MDFGIVELSRLQFAMTAMYHFLFVPLTLGLSILVAIMETVYVMTDRPIWRQMTKFWGTLFGINFVLGVATGITMEFQFGMNWSYYSHYVGDIFGAPLAIEGLMAFFLEATFVGLFFFGWDKLSKTAHLVVAWLVALGSNFSALWILIANGWMQHPVGAVFNPDSMRMEMTSFYDVLFNIVAQAKFVHTVSAGYVTASVFVLGVSAWYLLKGRHVDLARRSIAVASAFGLASALSVVVLGDESGYTATHTQRMKLAAMEAMWETHPAPAPFTLIGFPDQEARQTHYAVEIPWVAGLITTRSLTQPVPGIDDLVIEAQDKIRSGLIAYDALMTIREQRDATPQSVRDTFEAHSADLGFALLLRQYVDDPRQATDAQIAQAAEDTVPGVFPLFWAFRVMVGLGFGFIGTMAYFFWRASFRGMRFPRWSLRLAVVMIPAPWLAAELGWFVAEFGRQPWTVDGVLPTALSASSLSVGDLLITLAGFVLFYTVLFIIEMGLMLKYIRKGPFQDVEETERWTERHEHRLRTTDGLGPFAAPAE, translated from the coding sequence ATGGACTTCGGCATTGTCGAGCTGTCACGCCTGCAATTCGCGATGACGGCAATGTATCATTTTCTGTTTGTGCCCCTCACCCTGGGCCTGTCGATCCTGGTCGCCATCATGGAGACGGTCTACGTCATGACCGACCGCCCGATCTGGCGCCAGATGACGAAATTCTGGGGCACGCTGTTCGGCATCAACTTTGTGCTGGGCGTGGCGACGGGCATCACCATGGAATTCCAGTTCGGCATGAACTGGAGCTACTATTCCCACTATGTCGGCGACATCTTCGGCGCGCCTCTGGCGATCGAGGGGCTGATGGCCTTCTTCCTGGAGGCAACGTTTGTCGGGCTCTTCTTCTTTGGCTGGGACAAGCTGTCGAAAACCGCGCATCTGGTGGTCGCCTGGCTGGTGGCGCTGGGGTCCAACTTTTCGGCGCTGTGGATCCTGATCGCAAACGGCTGGATGCAGCACCCGGTCGGCGCGGTCTTCAACCCCGATTCGATGCGGATGGAGATGACGTCCTTTTACGACGTGCTGTTCAACATCGTCGCGCAGGCCAAGTTCGTGCACACCGTTTCGGCGGGCTACGTCACGGCCTCGGTCTTCGTGCTGGGCGTTTCGGCATGGTATCTGCTCAAGGGCCGGCACGTGGACCTTGCGCGGCGCTCGATTGCCGTCGCCTCGGCCTTTGGCCTGGCCTCGGCGCTGTCGGTCGTCGTGCTGGGGGATGAAAGCGGCTACACCGCCACCCACACCCAACGCATGAAACTGGCGGCGATGGAGGCGATGTGGGAAACCCACCCCGCGCCCGCGCCCTTCACGCTGATCGGCTTCCCGGACCAGGAGGCGCGGCAAACCCATTACGCGGTGGAAATCCCCTGGGTCGCGGGGCTGATTACCACCCGGTCGCTGACCCAGCCGGTGCCCGGCATCGACGACCTGGTGATCGAGGCCCAGGACAAGATCCGTTCGGGCCTGATCGCCTATGACGCGCTCATGACCATTCGCGAACAGCGCGACGCCACCCCGCAATCCGTGCGCGACACCTTCGAGGCGCATTCGGCCGACCTGGGCTTTGCGCTGCTGCTGCGCCAGTATGTCGATGACCCGCGCCAGGCCACCGATGCGCAGATCGCGCAGGCGGCCGAGGACACCGTGCCCGGGGTCTTTCCGCTGTTCTGGGCCTTTCGGGTGATGGTGGGCCTGGGCTTCGGCTTCATCGGCACGATGGCTTATTTCTTCTGGCGCGCCTCGTTCCGGGGAATGCGTTTCCCGCGCTGGTCGCTCAGATTGGCGGTCGTCATGATCCCGGCGCCCTGGCTGGCCGCCGAACTGGGCTGGTTCGTGGCCGAATTCGGCCGCCAGCCCTGGACGGTGGACGGCGTGCTGCCGACCGCGCTGTCGGCCTCCAGCCTCAGCGTCGGCGACCTGCTCATCACGCTGGCAGGCTTCGTGCTGTTCTACACCGTGCTCTTCATCATCGAGATGGGCCTGATGCTGAAATACATCCGCAAGGGCCCCTTCCAGGATGTCGAGGAAACCGAACGCTGGACGGAACGCCACGAGCACCGCCTGCGCACCACTGACGGACTGGGCCCGTTCGCGGCCCCGGCGGAGTAA
- a CDS encoding anion permease has product MFGLELPADWQPWVAMAIVLAMLVTFVRERYPVEVVALSGAALMLVLGVVPQTDAMAVFANPAPWTIAGMFLIVGGLVRTGTLDLLSHRAVAHAAEHPRGTLIVLTFTVLGMSAFVNNTPIVVVMIPIFMQLARAMKISPSKLLIPLSYFSIFGGTITLVGTSTNLLVDGVAQARGLAPFGIFEITVVGLCVSAVGVTYLALAGRWLLPERDSMAALLGDRAPMKFFTEVALPEGSALIGKKLTEADVFTRGGARVIDVLRGDASLRRALGEVVLEPGDRVVLRTQMSEVLGLQANPELRLVNQLSTVRTATVEVLITPGCRMIGRSLGQLRLRRRYGVYPLAVHRRSQNIGRQLDDLVVQVGDTLLLEGAMEDIRRLAADMDMVDVAQPSERAYRRKHAPIVVAVLAGVVGLAALNVAPIQVLALLGVVTVLLTRCIDADEAFGFIDGRLLGLIFGMLIVGAGLEHSGAVALLVAAIAPHLEGLPHWALLLAVYALAGVLTELVSNNAVAVIMTPVAISLAQSVGVDPRPMVIAVMFAASAAFATPIGYQTNTLVYGPGGYRFSDFLKVGVPLNILMAATVCTVVPLIWPL; this is encoded by the coding sequence ATGTTCGGGCTTGAGCTGCCCGCGGACTGGCAGCCCTGGGTGGCGATGGCGATCGTCCTGGCGATGCTGGTCACCTTTGTGCGCGAACGCTACCCGGTCGAGGTCGTGGCGCTGTCCGGGGCGGCGCTGATGCTGGTGCTGGGCGTGGTGCCGCAGACCGACGCGATGGCGGTCTTTGCCAACCCCGCGCCCTGGACCATCGCCGGCATGTTCCTGATCGTCGGAGGGCTGGTGCGCACAGGCACGCTGGACCTGCTGTCGCACCGCGCCGTCGCCCATGCCGCCGAACACCCGCGCGGCACGCTGATCGTGCTGACCTTTACCGTGCTGGGCATGTCGGCCTTCGTCAACAACACGCCGATTGTGGTGGTGATGATCCCGATCTTCATGCAACTGGCCCGGGCGATGAAGATTTCGCCATCCAAGCTATTGATCCCGCTTAGCTATTTCTCGATCTTCGGCGGCACGATCACGCTGGTCGGCACATCGACCAACCTGCTGGTGGACGGGGTCGCGCAGGCGCGGGGGCTGGCGCCCTTCGGCATCTTCGAGATCACGGTGGTCGGGCTGTGCGTGTCGGCGGTGGGGGTGACCTATCTGGCGCTGGCCGGCCGCTGGCTGCTGCCTGAGCGCGATTCGATGGCGGCCCTGCTGGGCGACCGCGCGCCGATGAAATTCTTCACCGAGGTCGCGCTGCCGGAAGGGTCGGCGCTGATCGGCAAGAAGCTGACCGAGGCCGACGTGTTCACCCGCGGCGGCGCGCGGGTGATTGACGTGCTCAGGGGCGACGCCTCGCTCAGGCGGGCGCTGGGCGAGGTGGTGCTGGAACCCGGCGACCGGGTGGTCCTGCGCACCCAGATGTCCGAAGTGCTGGGCCTGCAGGCAAACCCCGAGCTGCGCCTGGTCAACCAGTTGTCCACGGTGCGGACCGCGACCGTCGAGGTTCTGATCACGCCCGGGTGCCGGATGATCGGCCGCTCGCTGGGCCAGTTGCGCCTGCGCCGCCGTTACGGGGTCTATCCGCTGGCCGTGCACCGCCGCAGCCAGAACATCGGCCGTCAGCTCGACGATCTGGTGGTGCAGGTCGGCGACACCCTCCTGCTCGAGGGCGCGATGGAGGACATCCGCCGACTGGCCGCCGACATGGACATGGTGGATGTCGCGCAACCGTCGGAGCGGGCCTATCGCCGCAAGCACGCGCCCATCGTGGTGGCGGTGCTGGCGGGCGTGGTGGGGCTGGCGGCGCTGAACGTGGCGCCGATCCAGGTGCTGGCGCTGCTGGGGGTGGTTACGGTGCTGCTGACCCGCTGCATCGATGCCGACGAGGCGTTCGGCTTCATCGACGGGCGGTTGCTGGGGCTGATCTTTGGCATGTTGATCGTCGGCGCGGGGCTGGAGCATTCGGGCGCGGTGGCGTTGCTGGTGGCGGCGATCGCGCCCCATCTGGAAGGCCTGCCGCATTGGGCCCTGTTGCTGGCGGTCTATGCCCTGGCCGGGGTGCTCACCGAACTGGTGTCGAACAACGCGGTCGCAGTCATCATGACCCCGGTGGCGATCAGCCTGGCGCAAAGCGTGGGCGTGGACCCGCGGCCGATGGTGATCGCGGTCATGTTCGCGGCGTCGGCGGCGTTTGCCACGCCGATCGGCTACCAGACCAACACGCTGGTTTACGGGCCGGGGGGCTACCGGTTCAGCGATTTCCTGAAGGTTGGCGTGCCGCTGAACATCCTGATGGCGGCGACCGTCTGCACCGTGGTGCCGCTGATCTGGCCGCTTTGA
- a CDS encoding DMT family transporter: protein MTRGLRAYAVLLVIGAAWGISAPLIKIAVGAGHRPVAIVFWQSLLATLVLGVALAARGKLWSMPRDARHLGLYAVVGLCGMALPSWASYSATRFLPSGVVSIIISLVPVFALPLALALGTERFVPRRLLGVALGALAMALLIGPEASLPAPGLWIWVPVAALAPFFYAIEGAYVYGASARRAGPFQMLWAGYVVSILTSGVLVWLDHAPLLPESGFGWPGLGFVLSGLLGIGAYGGYLWLLRRTGSVFGAQVSYTVTGMGVVWAMVLLGETYSGWIWAALALLFLGLFLVQPRRADAPRIETGTATGTAAGAADVRA from the coding sequence ATGACGCGCGGTCTGCGGGCCTATGCGGTGCTCCTGGTGATCGGCGCGGCCTGGGGGATCAGCGCGCCACTGATCAAGATCGCGGTCGGCGCGGGGCACCGGCCGGTGGCGATCGTGTTCTGGCAATCCCTGCTGGCGACCCTGGTTCTGGGCGTGGCGTTGGCGGCGCGTGGAAAGCTCTGGTCGATGCCGCGCGACGCGCGTCACCTGGGGTTGTATGCCGTGGTCGGGCTTTGCGGCATGGCGCTGCCGTCCTGGGCGTCCTATTCGGCGACGCGGTTCCTGCCCTCGGGCGTGGTGTCCATCATCATCTCTTTGGTGCCGGTCTTTGCGCTGCCGCTGGCGCTGGCGCTGGGCACCGAACGCTTCGTGCCGCGGCGCCTGCTGGGCGTGGCGCTGGGTGCGCTGGCCATGGCGCTGCTGATCGGCCCCGAGGCCAGCCTGCCCGCGCCCGGCCTGTGGATCTGGGTGCCGGTGGCTGCGCTGGCGCCTTTCTTCTATGCCATCGAGGGGGCCTATGTGTATGGCGCCTCGGCGCGCCGGGCGGGGCCGTTCCAGATGCTCTGGGCGGGTTATGTCGTCAGCATTCTGACCTCGGGCGTGCTGGTTTGGCTGGACCATGCCCCGTTGCTGCCCGAATCCGGTTTCGGGTGGCCGGGGCTGGGATTCGTGCTGTCGGGCCTGCTGGGAATCGGCGCCTATGGCGGGTATCTGTGGCTGCTGCGGCGCACGGGATCGGTGTTCGGGGCGCAGGTGTCCTATACCGTGACCGGCATGGGGGTTGTCTGGGCGATGGTCTTGTTGGGTGAAACCTATAGCGGCTGGATCTGGGCGGCGCTGGCCCTGCTGTTCCTGGGCCTGTTCCTGGTGCAGCCGCGCCGTGCCGACGCCCCGCGCATTGAGACGGGCACCGCGACGGGCACTGCGGCGGGGGCGGCCGATGTTCGGGCTTGA
- a CDS encoding TetR/AcrR family transcriptional regulator, translating into MPSAARKPRSPGRTTRDDWLRAALSVLIQEGVDSVKVLTLAERLDCARSSFYWFFKDRAELLDALLDHWQSTNTRALIAATELPSASITEALALLYRSWINQDGFDTQLDFAIRDWARRSDAVRAVLLSSDNARIAAIAGMFRRFGYAPAEADVRGRMVYFTQIGYATIDQREGWEVRNARGETYLYCMTGQRPSAGELAILMVHAV; encoded by the coding sequence ATGCCCAGCGCCGCCCGCAAGCCCCGCAGCCCCGGCCGCACCACCCGCGACGATTGGTTGCGCGCCGCCCTGTCGGTGCTGATCCAGGAGGGCGTGGACAGCGTCAAGGTGCTGACCCTGGCCGAGCGCCTGGACTGCGCGCGATCCAGCTTCTACTGGTTTTTCAAGGATCGCGCCGAACTACTGGACGCGCTTCTGGATCACTGGCAAAGCACCAACACCCGCGCGCTGATCGCTGCGACGGAATTGCCCTCGGCCTCGATCACCGAGGCATTGGCACTGCTCTATCGCAGCTGGATCAATCAGGACGGCTTCGACACGCAGCTCGATTTCGCGATCCGCGACTGGGCGCGCCGTTCGGACGCGGTGCGCGCGGTGCTGCTGTCTTCGGACAATGCCCGGATCGCCGCCATCGCCGGAATGTTCCGCCGCTTTGGCTATGCCCCGGCCGAGGCCGACGTGCGCGGCCGCATGGTCTATTTCACCCAGATCGGCTATGCCACCATCGACCAGCGCGAGGGCTGGGAGGTCCGCAACGCGCGCGGTGAGACCTATCTCTATTGCATGACCGGCCAGCGCCCCTCGGCGGGGGAACTGGCGATCCTCATGGTTCACGCCGTCTGA
- the cydC gene encoding thiol reductant ABC exporter subunit CydC — MSALMTLLRLIWRDQRRALLRGALLAVLVLAMGAALLGLSGWFITAAAMAGLAGGGAVFDVFRPSAAVRFLALGRTAARYGERLATHDATLRALTGLRVRLLAARTRAPFAELARLRAAEVLNRLSADVDALDSVTLRLALPVGAGLAALVLGAAGLAWLVDARTALAVTGTLGLGGAAVLWLGVRAARAPARLAEMHAQSLRRDVIDLVTARTDLAALGRLEAHLDQIATGEDRRRALARRLDRIERRAGLALSLTGGVALALGLGGTRAGAGGLDPARVAIGLFVALALFEAIAPLRRTVGSYGRMEAAARRVVAQLTPAPRPDTPLPPDRTLRMQGVRFRHHPDSAPVLDGFDLTVPPGTRLGLKGTSGRGKSTVLALLAGQIRPEAGQVTLGGDAVAELDEAPLRRTLTLVPQRSALIQGSVADNLRLGADRCDDDTLRQVLDAVRLTDALATRGGLGTPLGARGAGLSGGESRRLVVARALLRQPDILLLDEPTEGLDPAIAAAVLNAVLDRLPGATVIVASHRAQDLARMDRVIDLDLSAPGDNA, encoded by the coding sequence ATGAGCGCCCTCATGACCCTCTTGCGGCTGATCTGGCGCGACCAGCGGCGCGCCTTGCTGCGCGGGGCGCTGCTGGCGGTGCTGGTCCTGGCGATGGGTGCGGCGCTGCTGGGCCTTTCGGGCTGGTTCATCACCGCGGCCGCGATGGCCGGTCTGGCCGGGGGCGGCGCGGTGTTCGACGTCTTTCGCCCCTCGGCCGCGGTGCGGTTTCTGGCGCTTGGGCGCACGGCGGCGCGCTACGGCGAACGGCTCGCCACCCACGACGCCACGCTGCGCGCGCTGACCGGCTTGCGCGTGCGGCTGCTGGCAGCGCGAACCCGCGCGCCCTTTGCCGAACTGGCCCGGTTGCGCGCAGCCGAGGTCCTGAACCGGCTGAGCGCCGATGTGGATGCCCTGGATTCGGTGACGCTGCGCCTGGCGCTGCCAGTCGGCGCGGGACTGGCCGCGCTGGTCCTGGGCGCCGCCGGGCTGGCCTGGCTGGTCGATGCCCGCACCGCCCTGGCGGTCACCGGCACCCTTGGGCTGGGGGGCGCGGCGGTTCTGTGGCTGGGCGTCCGCGCCGCGCGCGCGCCGGCGCGCCTGGCCGAAATGCACGCCCAGAGCCTGCGCCGCGATGTCATCGACCTTGTCACCGCGCGCACCGACCTGGCCGCGCTGGGTCGGCTCGAGGCCCATCTGGACCAGATCGCCACCGGCGAGGATCGGCGCCGCGCACTGGCCCGCCGTCTGGACCGGATCGAACGCCGCGCGGGTCTGGCGCTGAGCCTGACAGGCGGCGTCGCGCTGGCGCTGGGCCTCGGCGGGACGCGGGCGGGCGCGGGCGGGCTCGATCCGGCGCGCGTCGCGATCGGGCTGTTTGTCGCGCTGGCGCTGTTCGAAGCGATCGCCCCGCTGCGCCGAACCGTGGGCAGTTACGGCCGGATGGAGGCCGCCGCGCGCCGTGTCGTCGCGCAACTGACCCCGGCCCCACGGCCCGACACCCCCCTGCCCCCGGACCGCACGCTGCGCATGCAAGGGGTGCGCTTTCGCCATCACCCCGACTCCGCGCCGGTTCTCGACGGGTTCGACCTGACCGTGCCGCCGGGCACCCGCCTGGGGCTGAAGGGAACCTCGGGCCGTGGCAAGAGCACGGTTCTGGCCCTGCTCGCCGGGCAGATTCGTCCCGAGGCGGGTCAGGTCACGCTGGGCGGCGACGCGGTGGCAGAGCTGGACGAGGCCCCGCTGCGCCGGACGCTGACCCTGGTGCCTCAACGCAGCGCGCTGATTCAAGGCAGCGTGGCCGACAACCTGCGCCTGGGCGCCGACCGCTGCGACGACGACACGCTGCGGCAGGTGCTGGACGCGGTGCGGCTGACCGATGCGCTGGCCACGCGCGGCGGGCTGGGCACGCCCCTGGGCGCGCGCGGCGCGGGCCTGTCGGGCGGCGAATCGCGGCGCCTCGTCGTGGCGCGCGCGCTGCTCAGGCAGCCCGACATCCTGCTGCTGGACGAACCGACCGAGGGGCTGGACCCCGCCATCGCGGCCGCCGTTCTGAACGCGGTCCTGGACCGCCTGCCCGGCGCGACGGTGATCGTCGCCAGCCACCGCGCGCAAGACCTGGCCCGGATGGACCGGGTGATCGACCTTGACCTCAGCGCGCCGGGCGACAATGCTTAA
- the cydX gene encoding cytochrome bd-I oxidase subunit CydX — MWYFAWMLGLPLAAILAVLNAMWLELREDARIVREAEAEGH, encoded by the coding sequence ATGTGGTATTTCGCCTGGATGCTGGGACTGCCGCTGGCGGCGATTCTGGCGGTTCTGAACGCGATGTGGCTGGAACTGCGCGAGGATGCGCGCATCGTGCGCGAGGCCGAGGCCGAGGGGCACTGA
- the cydB gene encoding cytochrome d ubiquinol oxidase subunit II, whose translation MILYELIPFDVLRVIWWLLLGVLLIGFALTDGFDMGVGALLPFVARTDIERRVAINTVGPVWEGNQVWFILGGGAIFAAWPPLYAVSFSGFYLAMFLVLAALILRPVGFKYRSKRDAAAWRSAWDWALFVGGAVPALIFGVAVGNVLQGVPFHLTPDLLSVYEGGVLWKLIALLNPFALLAGVVSLSMLVMHGAAWLSLKSDGPVAARARRYGTVAGLVAAAAYALAGLWLAVGIDGYQIVGAVVTDGPSNPLYSTVARGGSWLAAYGARPWIAVAPLMGFAGILMAVRGLRAGREVSTLLWSKLGITGIIASVGLTMFPFILPSSSQPDSSLTVWDASSSHLTLFVMLVVTVIFMPIILAYTAWVYRVLWGKVTQADVTENSHSVY comes from the coding sequence ATGATCCTTTACGAACTCATCCCCTTCGACGTGCTGCGCGTGATCTGGTGGCTGTTGCTGGGCGTGCTGCTGATCGGTTTCGCCCTGACCGACGGGTTCGACATGGGGGTCGGCGCGCTGCTGCCCTTCGTCGCCAGGACCGACATCGAACGCCGCGTCGCCATCAACACCGTCGGCCCGGTCTGGGAAGGCAACCAGGTGTGGTTCATCCTGGGCGGCGGCGCGATCTTTGCCGCCTGGCCGCCGCTCTACGCGGTCAGCTTTTCGGGGTTCTACCTGGCGATGTTCCTGGTGCTGGCGGCGCTGATCCTGCGGCCCGTGGGCTTCAAGTATCGCTCGAAACGCGACGCGGCCGCGTGGCGCAGCGCCTGGGACTGGGCGCTGTTCGTGGGCGGCGCGGTGCCCGCGCTGATCTTCGGCGTGGCGGTGGGCAACGTGCTGCAAGGCGTGCCGTTCCACCTGACGCCCGATCTGCTGTCGGTCTACGAGGGCGGCGTTCTGTGGAAGCTGATCGCGCTGCTCAACCCGTTCGCGCTGCTGGCCGGCGTGGTGTCGCTGTCGATGCTGGTGATGCATGGCGCGGCCTGGCTGTCGCTGAAATCGGACGGCCCGGTCGCCGCCCGCGCGCGGCGCTATGGCACCGTTGCCGGGCTGGTCGCGGCTGCCGCCTATGCGCTGGCGGGGCTGTGGCTGGCTGTCGGGATCGACGGCTACCAGATCGTCGGCGCGGTGGTCACGGACGGGCCGTCGAACCCGCTGTATTCCACCGTCGCCCGGGGCGGAAGCTGGCTGGCCGCCTATGGCGCGCGGCCGTGGATCGCGGTGGCGCCGCTGATGGGGTTCGCGGGCATCCTGATGGCGGTGCGCGGGCTCAGGGCGGGGCGCGAGGTTTCGACGCTGCTCTGGTCGAAACTGGGCATCACGGGCATCATCGCCAGCGTCGGCTTGACGATGTTCCCGTTCATCCTGCCATCCTCCAGCCAGCCCGACAGTTCGCTGACCGTGTGGGATGCCTCGTCCTCGCATCTGACGCTGTTCGTGATGCTGGTGGTGACGGTGATCTTCATGCCGATCATCCTGGCCTATACGGCCTGGGTCTACCGGGTGCTGTGGGGCAAGGTGACGCAAGCCGATGTCACCGAAAACAGCCACAGTGTCTATTGA
- a CDS encoding YmdB family metallophosphoesterase, translated as MRILFLGDVMGRSGRAAVAERLPAMRRDWGLDFVVVNGENATSGMGLSPDHAISLFEAGADCVTLGDHAFDQKAMHGHIDSEPRLIRAINFSKVAPGVGHRVFTAGDGRKVLVAQVMGQVFMKRPFDDPFSAIEPVLRAHPLGGGVQAAVIDVHAEATSEKMAMGHWCDGRASLVVGTHTHVPTGDAMILNGGTGYMTDAGMCGDYDSVIGMQKDEPLRRFITGMPKGRFEPAMGAATVSGVFVETDDRTGKALRIVAVRQGGRLASVGPTA; from the coding sequence ATGCGGATACTCTTTCTGGGCGATGTGATGGGTCGGTCGGGCCGTGCGGCGGTGGCCGAAAGGCTGCCGGCGATGCGTCGCGACTGGGGGCTGGATTTCGTCGTGGTCAACGGCGAGAACGCGACTTCGGGGATGGGGCTGTCGCCCGATCACGCGATCTCCCTGTTCGAGGCCGGCGCGGATTGCGTGACGCTGGGCGACCATGCCTTTGACCAGAAGGCGATGCACGGCCATATCGACAGCGAACCCCGGCTGATCCGCGCGATCAACTTTTCCAAGGTGGCGCCGGGGGTCGGGCATCGGGTCTTCACCGCCGGCGACGGGCGCAAGGTGCTGGTCGCGCAGGTCATGGGGCAGGTCTTCATGAAGCGGCCCTTCGACGATCCGTTCAGCGCCATCGAACCCGTGCTGCGCGCGCATCCGCTGGGTGGCGGCGTGCAGGCGGCGGTGATCGACGTGCACGCCGAGGCCACCAGCGAGAAGATGGCCATGGGCCATTGGTGCGACGGGCGCGCGTCGCTGGTGGTGGGCACGCACACCCATGTGCCGACCGGCGATGCGATGATCCTGAACGGCGGCACGGGCTATATGACCGATGCGGGCATGTGCGGCGATTACGACAGCGTGATCGGGATGCAAAAGGACGAGCCGCTGCGCCGCTTCATCACCGGCATGCCCAAGGGCCGGTTCGAGCCGGCGATGGGCGCGGCGACGGTGTCGGGCGTGTTCGTGGAAACCGACGACCGCACCGGCAAGGCGCTGCGGATCGTGGCCGTGCGTCAGGGCGGGCGACTGGCGAGCGTGGGCCCGACGGCATGA